In Alosa sapidissima isolate fAloSap1 chromosome 11, fAloSap1.pri, whole genome shotgun sequence, a single window of DNA contains:
- the tead1a gene encoding transcriptional enhancer factor TEF-1a isoform X3: protein MNVTNMDQSVKDKALQSMASMSSAQIVSATAIHNKLGLAGIPRPTFPGAAGFWQGMISTGQPGSSQDIKPFAQQAYPIQSAVATAISGYEPPSSTTVPTTPAWQGRSIGTTKLRLVEFSAFLEQQRDPDAYNKHLFVHIGQTNHSHSDGLLESVDIRQIYDKFPEKKGGLKELFGKGPQNAFFLVKFWADLNCNIQEDSGAFYGVTSQYESSENMTITCSTKVCSFGKQVVEKVETEYARFENGRFVYKISRSPMCEYMINFIHKLKHLPEKYMMNSVLENFTILLVVTNRDTQETLLCMACVFEVSNSEHGAQHHIYRLVKD from the exons ATGAAT gtCACAAACATG gaccAGAGTGTGAAGGACAAAGCACTGCAGAGCATGGCCTCCATGTCCTCGGCACAGATCGTCTCGGCCACTGCCATCCACAACAAGCTGGGCCTGGCTGGCATCCCCAGACCCACTTTCCCTGGAGCAGCTGGG TTCTGGCAGGGGATGATCTCAACGGGCCAGCCTGGATCCTCACAAGA CATCAAGCCCTTCGCGCAGCAGGCCTACCCCATCCAGTCAGCCGTTGCCACCGCCATTTCAG gttACGAGCCCCCCTCCAGTACCACTGTCCCCACCACCCCGGCCTGGCAGGGCCGCTCCATCGGCACCACCAAACTCCGGCTGGTGGAGTTTTCTGCCTTCCTGGAGCAACAGCGGGACCCAGACGCG TACAATAAGCACCTCTTTGTGCACATCGGTCAGACAAATCACTCGCACAGCGACGGCCTTTTGGAGTCGGTGGACATTCGTCAGATTTATGACAAGTTCCCGGAGAAGAAGGGGGGGCTGAAGGAGCTGTTCGGCAAAGGACCCCAAAACGCTTTCTTCCTGGTGAAGTTCTGG GCCGACTTGAACTGCAACATACAGGAGGACTCCGGCGCTTTCTATGGCGTCACCAGCCAGTACGAGAGCTCGGAGAACATGACAATCACCTGCTCCACTAAGGTCTGCTCCTTTGGCAAGCAGGTGGTGGAGAAAGTGGAG ACGGAGTATGCTCGCTTTGAGAATGGACGCTTTGTGTACAAAATCAGCCGCTCGCCCATGTGTGAATACATGATCAACTTCATCCACAAGCTCAAACACCTGCCAGAGAAGTATATGATGAACAGTGTACTGGAGAACTTTACCATCTtattg gTGGTGACGAACCGGGACACACAGGAGACGTTGCTGTGCAtggcgtgtgtgtttgaggtatCCAACAGCGAGCACGGCGCCCAGCACCACATCTACCGGCTGGTGAAGGACtga
- the tead1a gene encoding transcriptional enhancer factor TEF-1a isoform X2, producing MDPSSWSGSESPAEDIEHMSDSADKPMDNDAEGVWSPDIEQSFQEALAIYPPCGRRKIILSDEGKMYGRNELIARYIKLRTGKTRTRKQVSSHIQVLARRKSREFQSKLKDQSVKDKALQSMASMSSAQIVSATAIHNKLGLAGIPRPTFPGAAGFWQGMISTGQPGSSQDIKPFAQQAYPIQSAVATAISGYEPPSSTTVPTTPAWQGRSIGTTKLRLVEFSAFLEQQRDPDAYNKHLFVHIGQTNHSHSDGLLESVDIRQIYDKFPEKKGGLKELFGKGPQNAFFLVKFWADLNCNIQEDSGAFYGVTSQYESSENMTITCSTKVCSFGKQVVEKVETEYARFENGRFVYKISRSPMCEYMINFIHKLKHLPEKYMMNSVLENFTILLVVTNRDTQETLLCMACVFEVSNSEHGAQHHIYRLVKD from the exons ATGGACCCCAGCAGCTGGAGCGGCAGCGAGAGTCCGGCCGAGGACATTGAGCACATGAGCGACTCGGCCGACAAGCCCATGGACAACGACGCCGAGGGCGTGTGGAGCCCCGACATTGAGCAGAGCTTCCAGGAGGCCCTGGCCATTTACCCACCCTGCGGCCGGCGCAAGATCATCCTCTCCGACGAGGGAAAGATGTACG GTCGCAATGAACTGATAGCCAGGTACATTAAACTGAGGACGGGGAAAACAAGGACAAGGAAACAG GTCTCCAGCCACATTCAGGTCCTCGCCCGGCGGAAATCTCGTGAGTTTCAGTCCAAACTCAAG gaccAGAGTGTGAAGGACAAAGCACTGCAGAGCATGGCCTCCATGTCCTCGGCACAGATCGTCTCGGCCACTGCCATCCACAACAAGCTGGGCCTGGCTGGCATCCCCAGACCCACTTTCCCTGGAGCAGCTGGG TTCTGGCAGGGGATGATCTCAACGGGCCAGCCTGGATCCTCACAAGA CATCAAGCCCTTCGCGCAGCAGGCCTACCCCATCCAGTCAGCCGTTGCCACCGCCATTTCAG gttACGAGCCCCCCTCCAGTACCACTGTCCCCACCACCCCGGCCTGGCAGGGCCGCTCCATCGGCACCACCAAACTCCGGCTGGTGGAGTTTTCTGCCTTCCTGGAGCAACAGCGGGACCCAGACGCG TACAATAAGCACCTCTTTGTGCACATCGGTCAGACAAATCACTCGCACAGCGACGGCCTTTTGGAGTCGGTGGACATTCGTCAGATTTATGACAAGTTCCCGGAGAAGAAGGGGGGGCTGAAGGAGCTGTTCGGCAAAGGACCCCAAAACGCTTTCTTCCTGGTGAAGTTCTGG GCCGACTTGAACTGCAACATACAGGAGGACTCCGGCGCTTTCTATGGCGTCACCAGCCAGTACGAGAGCTCGGAGAACATGACAATCACCTGCTCCACTAAGGTCTGCTCCTTTGGCAAGCAGGTGGTGGAGAAAGTGGAG ACGGAGTATGCTCGCTTTGAGAATGGACGCTTTGTGTACAAAATCAGCCGCTCGCCCATGTGTGAATACATGATCAACTTCATCCACAAGCTCAAACACCTGCCAGAGAAGTATATGATGAACAGTGTACTGGAGAACTTTACCATCTtattg gTGGTGACGAACCGGGACACACAGGAGACGTTGCTGTGCAtggcgtgtgtgtttgaggtatCCAACAGCGAGCACGGCGCCCAGCACCACATCTACCGGCTGGTGAAGGACtga
- the tead1a gene encoding transcriptional enhancer factor TEF-1a isoform X1 gives MDPSSWSGSESPAEDIEHMSDSADKPMDNDAEGVWSPDIEQSFQEALAIYPPCGRRKIILSDEGKMYGRNELIARYIKLRTGKTRTRKQVSSHIQVLARRKSREFQSKLKVTNMDQSVKDKALQSMASMSSAQIVSATAIHNKLGLAGIPRPTFPGAAGFWQGMISTGQPGSSQDIKPFAQQAYPIQSAVATAISGYEPPSSTTVPTTPAWQGRSIGTTKLRLVEFSAFLEQQRDPDAYNKHLFVHIGQTNHSHSDGLLESVDIRQIYDKFPEKKGGLKELFGKGPQNAFFLVKFWADLNCNIQEDSGAFYGVTSQYESSENMTITCSTKVCSFGKQVVEKVETEYARFENGRFVYKISRSPMCEYMINFIHKLKHLPEKYMMNSVLENFTILLVVTNRDTQETLLCMACVFEVSNSEHGAQHHIYRLVKD, from the exons ATGGACCCCAGCAGCTGGAGCGGCAGCGAGAGTCCGGCCGAGGACATTGAGCACATGAGCGACTCGGCCGACAAGCCCATGGACAACGACGCCGAGGGCGTGTGGAGCCCCGACATTGAGCAGAGCTTCCAGGAGGCCCTGGCCATTTACCCACCCTGCGGCCGGCGCAAGATCATCCTCTCCGACGAGGGAAAGATGTACG GTCGCAATGAACTGATAGCCAGGTACATTAAACTGAGGACGGGGAAAACAAGGACAAGGAAACAG GTCTCCAGCCACATTCAGGTCCTCGCCCGGCGGAAATCTCGTGAGTTTCAGTCCAAACTCAAG gtCACAAACATG gaccAGAGTGTGAAGGACAAAGCACTGCAGAGCATGGCCTCCATGTCCTCGGCACAGATCGTCTCGGCCACTGCCATCCACAACAAGCTGGGCCTGGCTGGCATCCCCAGACCCACTTTCCCTGGAGCAGCTGGG TTCTGGCAGGGGATGATCTCAACGGGCCAGCCTGGATCCTCACAAGA CATCAAGCCCTTCGCGCAGCAGGCCTACCCCATCCAGTCAGCCGTTGCCACCGCCATTTCAG gttACGAGCCCCCCTCCAGTACCACTGTCCCCACCACCCCGGCCTGGCAGGGCCGCTCCATCGGCACCACCAAACTCCGGCTGGTGGAGTTTTCTGCCTTCCTGGAGCAACAGCGGGACCCAGACGCG TACAATAAGCACCTCTTTGTGCACATCGGTCAGACAAATCACTCGCACAGCGACGGCCTTTTGGAGTCGGTGGACATTCGTCAGATTTATGACAAGTTCCCGGAGAAGAAGGGGGGGCTGAAGGAGCTGTTCGGCAAAGGACCCCAAAACGCTTTCTTCCTGGTGAAGTTCTGG GCCGACTTGAACTGCAACATACAGGAGGACTCCGGCGCTTTCTATGGCGTCACCAGCCAGTACGAGAGCTCGGAGAACATGACAATCACCTGCTCCACTAAGGTCTGCTCCTTTGGCAAGCAGGTGGTGGAGAAAGTGGAG ACGGAGTATGCTCGCTTTGAGAATGGACGCTTTGTGTACAAAATCAGCCGCTCGCCCATGTGTGAATACATGATCAACTTCATCCACAAGCTCAAACACCTGCCAGAGAAGTATATGATGAACAGTGTACTGGAGAACTTTACCATCTtattg gTGGTGACGAACCGGGACACACAGGAGACGTTGCTGTGCAtggcgtgtgtgtttgaggtatCCAACAGCGAGCACGGCGCCCAGCACCACATCTACCGGCTGGTGAAGGACtga